The nucleotide window TCTCGGCGATTTCGGGCCAGTATTCCTTTTTGAGCCAGGTCTTCCACTTCGGCTCCAGGTCTTCCATCTGGATGCCGTAGACCGCCAGCAGCGACTTCTCGACGCTCGCCGTCTCCTTGAGAGACCGTAGGTACTGCCCGATCCGATCGACGCCGTAGGTTTCGTGAAGGTACCGGTAGAGAGCCTGCCCGCCCTTGTACGCGAAGACGCCGCCCTGCATCATCTCAATGGGCGGCACGTAGTCGGAGATCACGGCATCTCGCATCACGTTGTCGGCTTCCACATCCCAGCCGATAGATTCGTACTCGGCGAGCCCCTCGACCGCCCATAGCGGCAGCGACACGAGGCGCGACAGCGCGAGCGTCTTCAGGCTGCCGCCAGCGAAGAGATCGTACTGCAGCGCATGGACGAGCTCATGGCGGACCACATGCCGTAACTGCGAATAGGAACCCTCGAACGGGATGACGACTCGGTTCCGGCTGAACTCGGTGAACCCACCGGTTCCCTCGCCAATGAGCGCGCCGATGACGTTCGTCTCCGAGAACGAGGCGTGCGACGTGTAGAGGATGACGGGGATCCGGTTGCGCGGTTGATAGTCCCAGCGAGAGGACAGTTCCTCCAGGGCATCCTCGGCGGTTTCGGTGGCATACTGCGCCATCCGATACGCGCCCTTTGGAAAGGTGATATCGAAGTGCTCGGATCGGATCGACTCCCACTCGAGCTGTGAGTAGTTGACCTTGTTCCGTCCGAAGCCCTGCGCAAGGGCGTCCGCCGTGAACCAGGCGAGGATCGCCAGCACGAGCAGCGATGCGATGCGACATCGTCCGAAGTTCGCCACGAGGTTCTTTCTAAGGCGTCAGGACGCGCGTCGGCGTGATCGTGATCGCGCGCGGATCGGTCGGGCATGCCCGCTCGCAGCATCCGCACCCGACGCACGTGGCTTCATCGACGAGCACCTTGCCCGACGCCGACAGATCGAGAACCCGGTAGCCGAAGTCGAGCAGTGGACATGCCTCGATGCACAACTGGCAATCGACATCCTCGCTGCGGAGGCACTTTGGCTCTTGAATCCTCGCGATGCCCATGCCCAACGCTGTCAGGGGGACGACGGACAAGGCTCCGCTGGGACACGCCGACATGCACGCAAGGTCGTTGCAGACGACGCACGGCTGCTCGCTCGCGTCGATGTACGGCGTGCCGTCGGGGTGGCGGCGAATGGCGCGCGCCGGGCAGGCGTCGATGCACTTGCCGCTGTGTTCGCAGGTCGCGGTGAAGAGCCATTCGTTCTTGGCTCCGGGAGGTCTCAGCCACGTCCCGACGGGCGCTGCGTCATCGGTCGAGGTGGGCGGAACCCCAGGCGATTCGCCGCGAACCGCGCTGCGGAACTCCTGAACAGGCTTGGCGAGCTCGCGGAAGAGCTGTCCGAAGAAGTCACGGCGACCGACGTCCGTATCGTCGTCGTATGGACTCACCGGGCTCTTCTTCGCCATGGGCCCTCCGCCCCTCACCGAACAA belongs to Candidatus Poribacteria bacterium and includes:
- a CDS encoding 4Fe-4S dicluster domain-containing protein; translation: MAKKSPVSPYDDDTDVGRRDFFGQLFRELAKPVQEFRSAVRGESPGVPPTSTDDAAPVGTWLRPPGAKNEWLFTATCEHSGKCIDACPARAIRRHPDGTPYIDASEQPCVVCNDLACMSACPSGALSVVPLTALGMGIARIQEPKCLRSEDVDCQLCIEACPLLDFGYRVLDLSASGKVLVDEATCVGCGCCERACPTDPRAITITPTRVLTP